Sequence from the Triplophysa rosa unplaced genomic scaffold, Trosa_1v2 scaffold144_ERROPOS1059899+, whole genome shotgun sequence genome:
TGATgcgtttaatgtttttttatatttagatgTAATGTCATTGTTGTACAGCAACATATataaagagaggaagagaaaccAAATGTAAACTACAGGATTCTTGAACTGTATATAAACACACTGAAGATTAAACACTGAAATGAaactttatttacagttatttcATTCAGTGAtcactgttaaaaacacaatgaTGCTGCTGCTGGTGTTAGTTTGTCTATATGTTCTGATGTTGACAAATATATTTACACCATTATACTGTGTCttataaaataaagatgaatttgacatcttttaacagataaaacatcaaaatgattgttCATAGGATGAATCTTGATCATTCCAgaacaaatcaactgttttaaTACACTGAATGCAGATAATGATGACATTAAAAGACTTGAGTTACTCACCACTGACAGAAACTCTGAATGTCTTGTATGTAGATTGACTTCTTCTGATCTCCAGCTGATAAACTCCAGAGTGTtcagatgtgatgtgtgtgatggtgagagatccattCTCACGCtccagcttcagtctgtctctgaatctcttCTCATCAGGGTATACTGGTGGTTTATCTTTCCCCTCTAAATCAATCTTTGCTATAATTGTGTCGTTGAACCTCCACCTCAGATCTTCAGCTCTGTTTATATCCTGAGGTTTAATCTTTAGagtgacagaatctccctcTTTCACTGACATATTACCGTCATCTGtttcaccaaacacacctgaagaacacaaacacaaactgttATTAATCAAATATCATCTTATATAACACTGTATTGTTACATGTGTGCTGCATTGCACAGACTAGTGATGAATGTGTCGGCTGTGTTCAGCTTTATCATCGTGTTGATACATTACAGTGTTCTTTGTTTAAGAtaataaatacagttatttATTCGGTTGTCTACAGTAATGCTGTATTTATACAAGCAGCTCATGTGACTGTAGTTCTTCATACTGAACGTCTGGCAACCATGAGTGCTTTGAATGGCCAAAGACCGCCCAAGAGGCCACATGACCCACAGATGAAGCGGTTAAACAATAAAAGACATTAaagaattcaaccaatcagaggaCGACTTAAAATCTGCTGAAGTGCTTCCAGTTAAGTGTGTTATCAGAGGTTCAGTCAGCGGTCTGTGGATGTGACGTCTGAGTGTAGTTCAGTCTCTCATTTGTCATTTCACTGGACACTGGATCACGTGATGTTCATGAAtggtgttttaacattttaaactaaTGTGTAGTTTTGTGTTCACGGTACAGTGTTATACGGTAGAATAATAAACTGTCTCATTATTTCTATATTTGCAGTCTGACTGTAGTAATATTGAAAATACAGTAGCTAGTCATTCTTCTCTATGATCAAGTCTCGTGTGTAACCACTGCAGTATTCTAGCAGGAATGTTAATAAACCCTCTTTATTTATagttgtttatactgtataaatggcCATTAAACAGTTGAATGTAACAGTAATATCACACAGATATCAAACACACAGTCAGCAGATTTCCTTTGACAGAGAACCGTGACCCGCTTAAGAAAGTGAACGTCGGCCCAGATCTGCTTCACTTCTTTTATACTCACAGCTCAACCAAATGTGACTCATACAGCCTGTGTGTTATATCCAGCCCAAGCTTATTAATGTTCACAAAATAATGTTCTCACTTTTGGGCACTTTGATGGAAATGAGATTTTTGTCATTTCTTATGTTATTCCTTATaaataattagttactgtaatttaattacttttcaatTCTCTAAGTTGATTTTGAAGGTCAAAATCAGTGTTTTAATTAAGTATGCAGTAATATAAAAATCTGAAATAATGTCTAATATTATTTTCCCTTCAAATGATCACCATGGACAGTGTAAATATATACAGGCAAAATAACCTCTGAAGGAGATcttacaatacatttattttaataacttgATTGCATTCAGGGAAGTGTGAAATTGTTTGTTGACCTTTCACATGTTTTAGTGTAAAATGCAACATATTAGAATCTCTAAATTATGTtctattaacaaagttcgggaggagcatgTGCAAATAATTATTCAGCTGCCAGCCATTAGCCATTACGTCATATTATTTTGCAATATCCCTCCTCCACCCAGACTACTCACTTTTAAACCCTCTCCTTACCCGGGGGGGGGGGCATGGGCGCTCTGGGCTTGGGCAAACACCGAGACCGGAGGCCTCGCCCCAGACAGCACCCCAAATATGCATACAATATTTTCTGCTTAATTAAACTGCCGcctatttaattatttgctaaggcgaactcgtgaaacaTTGAATGTCATTTAATAACTGACTGGAGCTGCAGTACCTGACAAGTGTTTTAatggaaatgtgtttttttctgttatccGGTGAAGAACGAAACCGGAGGTCTATAGGAGTTATTTTGTTAGGGGTAATTTCTTAGGAGATATTAGGATTGCAGATGTTTAGGATTTCTCTTAGcagttgttgatgttcaaatcacccaaacagacacacctctacccccatctttcactttcatcagcgctcagctcggctaatgtccgtcctgtgcactgtacaccttactgctgattggctacatggttgttttggtactcggcctgactttgtctaaacaagtgTAATTCGGAAATAAATCCCTTTAACAGTTGTAATAAAGCACTTATAATTCTGTGTTAATTTAATGTCATCTCAACAGTTTAAAGAGCACAGATGTAAAGACACTAATATCATGGTACTCACCGGTGACACTGAAGCTCTTGTGAAGGATGTGTTTGCTGCCAGTGATGTTTACATCATAAAGTCCTGAATCTTTAGATCTGAAGTTGTTAATGATGAGACATCCAGCCCATTCCAGACGCAGTCTGTCTGAGAATCTCCGATCATCATTTGAGACAATATTGGGCTTTCTGTTTGAATGAGCGATGAGAGTGCCTTCAAATGTCCACTGTATCACATCATCTCTCTGTATGTCAGTAAAATTATGGCATAGAGTGAGGTCAGCCCCCACATTCCCTGACACTGACTCTGGTTCAACTGTCACACAGagacaaacacagagaaaaaacaaacaaacagattacCAGAGATTAAACTTTATAAATttaatggcccggtttcacagacacggtttatcttaaaccaggactatgccttagttagatTAAGATATCtgtgtcgcttttataaaaataccttagaagaatacactactggtgtgcatcttgacacaaaacaacggcactgatatattttaagatatttctgggtaAGTTGAATTCAGATAAAACAGCTCACACATTCATtctagtctgggactagccttaaaccttgtctgtgaaaccgggcctatgtcTGTCATTTCAGTAAACAACTACTGAACACAAGTAATCCATTAAACATGTAGCTTTATAGAACAACATTGTAATTTCTACTCTAATAACTGCTGAACAAGAAATACTTTTCAAGTCTTGTCTATTTCAAGGATGAATAAACACATAACAGAAGATGAAGGTATTGATTAATTTGTGTAGATTGTGATGTTAATCTGATCATTTGTACATCTGTCTATAGAAAGAGCACACCATGAACAGCTTCTGGAGTCTTTATTCTGCTGCTGCTTGTTAATTTGTCATTTTCAATATTTCTGCATAAATGGGACCCAAAACATCATCAGATGATTTAAAAAAGTTGAAgagaacacaataaaacaaatctgATAAAATTAGCCATTCATTTATTAAGGAGAATAATCCCCCTATTACATCTGTAAGTGGCAAAAGTATCTCAATATCTCTCAATATCTGGTGTGACCCCCTTGTGCAGCAATGACAGCAAATAAACGTTAACGGTAACCGCTGATCAGTCGTGCACAACTGGGAGAAATCCCATTCTTCAGTACAGAACAGCTTCAACTCTGAGCTCTAGGTGAGTTTCTTCACGTGAACCGCTTGCTTCAAGTCCTTTCTCAATGTTTCAAATGGATTAAGGTCTGGACTTTGACTTGGTCATTCCAAAACATGAATTTTGTTCTTCTGTAACCATTCCTTGATAGAACGGCTTGTGtgcaatattatatattgtaCAATTAAAAGAATTTACTCTTTCAATATAAAAGCCATTCTTTAATGTCATCCACTGTCATTTTGTTActctttattttaattgttgATTTAGGGACTGTTTAGGCACCAGTACCATTTTAAAAGTATTGATCTGGAACAGGTTTTAAAAAAGTCCAACCGATACCCAACACTACTAGTGACTTGTTGCATCTAAGTTTGCAATGGGCTCTCAGGTAAAGCTCTGTAAATTGAAGGAACCGACTGTTGCCACAAGTGTTGACTGTTATGCCAATTTAAATATGTAGATGTAaccatatattttatatttcttaaacaAAAAGTACGTATTAATAtcgttttattaaaatgtgattgtttttaaactaaaaaatgtaatacacaagagtgacaagacagaggagaatatatcgattaaagtcgttattttggtttgttttttgcacaaagtattctcgtcgcttcaaaaaaattcaattgagccactatgagcggatggaccagtttaacgatgtctttagtacttttctggaccttgacaagaactataaccatgatgtctatgaggaggccatgcaggaaatctctcggatgtcacctaaatatctttatttgtgttccgaagatgccgggaggtcttaaaacatgttgaacatcatgtgggtgagcaaaaacatattttgattttgagattaacttttcctttaaggtcTAACCACTGACTTATATAAATaactggattgctcatgacatcattacactgaagctacCGCGCCGCCATGATTTTCTGGTGGAAcactcttcctaactcagtccggtcaaccacatctctcacaaaaacttaaaacccacctcttctgtgaatacttgacagacaaatgaaaaataacctaaccctctctctctctctctctcaacaggtattggtctggattttgttgaaactagtaactttgtattagcacctattgtgtTATTGCTCCTGAATGACATATCACTTATTGCTCCTTTAACTCTctgtgagtcgctttggataaaagcctctgctaaatgactaaatgtaaatgtaaaatgtatgccCACACGTTCTATTAAATTAATAGGGAATTATCACATATTCATGATAAAAGAGTAACTTATCAGTCCACGTTTTTATATCTAACGTCTCACAGTACATTCTTACAACGCAAATGTCTAAAGCATGTAAAaagttaattatttaaagttgGGAATTTTCACGTCTTATTAGATATAGAGTGAGTTACATTCATTTTCACTAGAGTAGGGTATGTATCAGATCAGCAGACTAACGAGACACCtcaacatatgacaaatgtgcttattctgaaatctaaatacagataaatacagtatatgttctttaagtcatgaagctttatttctaaacatttacacatgtgccaTTACAACAGTGTGCAATACACACTTACCTTCTATACATTGATTTATATGATCACTATTCtacccaaaataaacataaacatgaaaaaaacatcATGGGCCCGTCTCAGAAAgcaggtttagtgaaaactctgagtatattaaccctgaaatgagggaaactctgggttttccgtttcaaaatgtgaggtatgtcaaacctgagaaagcgggtaactcaagcccgtttctaaaggagaggtcacttatactcagagtcagtaaccatagtaacttactctgtgaacctaacctggggcatgttcaagTTCAAACTGGTACGCAACGGTTTGCTACGGTTTCtgggttgaacgacacgtttcctggaaacggtttgcaacggtgtgcaacagggtttgagatgcattttctcttgtttggtgggcgtgtcaagaacgtcggcccaatcagcagcaacatgtatataacccacgcggtgttaaagagacagctcgcacaatgggtccaaagtcgtttaaatgtgtccgctgcagctcggtatacgcgacaattgaagatattagaagacatgtattttgcagtattctaCACGtgtttataccgatttcatcaggctctgaaatttattcaaaaataactcaaataatggtcttctcagctgccatagttcaactcttgcatcatcacaacagggtgttcaaccgcaccaccatttccgtttaaaaaacgtattgcaacgttttgtcggggctgaacgcagccctggtcaggagcaggttttctttggtaaacccagagtttctttccatctcctcccccttttaaagcgcaagtggtgtaactcacccattcattcattaatacagtcattcatggctcACAttatgatcacacagagaccatctcagtgacttatatgtcatatgtgcttttatagaggattcatgaagaggctgcattcattcattgggatgcactttgatttcaggagagcaatttaggacccgagtggaattttgtcatttccctgtgcatgtttattaaaactgtaccacttttctttacagtgaattagatatatcaaaacttaTCATCCAtcattacatcaataacatcagccaccgtacgCGTATTACATCGgagcataattttctatggacgatgagaaatgacgtgtataaatgtgtataaaGTGTAGAAGAGGGTTGGAACTGTATGCAAGAGTCTGACCCCCTAAcaagtgtcctatacaccatgacatctCACACTTATCACTAGCGCACTGATTCGGAGTGAgaacataacatttttttattgtttcattcatttacggattaatttatttgtttactggtacatttatctatttattaattgaaacttaagtcattttcaagacatcagtaaatccactgtatgcagagcggtaagggaagtgtgcctcactcttaagcgctttctgccgccatgttgcttttttgtgCCGTTGTCATGGTGACTGGTCATATCGGCGCTCCATTGATGATGTCTTGTCGTAGTCGTGGTGCACgcgcttaactcaaggtaagtctacccagagttgatagaactaactcaaaccagctgttctgaaaccaaaaactcaaaagtTTTCAAAAGAGTTCACACTTTAACTCAGTGTTGGTtaaacctccttattgaaacggtcCCCGAAGTAACAATTAATTTCATACATGCGAACTAAAAACTCATCGCACGTCTATAAGCTAAAAAACGGGTTATTTTAGAtcgtcattttgactgtaagTCTATTGcgctctctgtcagttgggcaGTTAATGGAAATCAAGATGGAAATAGTTAAACTTTTCGGAGTTGCGCGCGCGCACCGctggtcatttgaagagagaaagcggcGCGGCTCGCGTGTTTCTtacggttttagacgcgaaatgtgaatcggccATACACTGCGCGTTGAAAAACGTCAATTGTTTACAGTTCTGTTTTATTTAGCGTGAATAACATTGCTCAAAACGTTATAAATAAGTCACTTACCACTGACATTGACGCCGTATGTTCGGTGTAAGGTGAAACTACTGCCGTTGATCCTCACTTCATATTTTCCAGTCTGATTGCGTCTGATGTTTGAGATGTTCAGGTCTCCGGTCTGATGATTCACTTTACTGTTCGTGAAACTCGAGTTGATATGTCCAGTTAAATCAGCAATGACATCGCCATTGAACTTCCATTTCACATCATCTATCTTTCCATCAGTAACACCAGTTAGAGTGAAagaatctccctccatcactgacactgtGTTCATTTTATCTGTATCAACACACACAGAAGAAACAGAAACGgttaaaaaacaaagacttgTAATATTGTCTGTAATTTAAACATAATTacacaaaatgaacatgaactgtGTGTCCAAGATATGAGGGCACACTAAACAATTACATCTTCATATAAAATACAAAgttgtaatataataaaaacaacttaaataagATCATCAGGTTTATATGCTGTGGGTCATGTGCTGTTGTCAGTAAAGCTAAAGAGTAAAACATCAAATATTGATAAATGACTActaaattaaaatgtgttatatCTGTTAGTGGCAGTCACTGTCTAACCCAAAAGGGAGGGAGGGGGCGGATATGGGAGTGAGAAACACTGTCGAAATGACTCCATGTAAGATTTGCAAAATAAATTTAGACAGTTTACGCAGACGATACAAACGTTGTTGTGCTGTCTTACATATCAGTATTGGATATCAATTTCAACTTATAATCAAACTACCCAGATATTTGTAAGTATCCACAACTTCAATTTCTTGCCCCTTAATTAAAGTGTTCTGAATCACAGAAGGTTTGTGTCTAAAATCAATGAGCATTTTTTTAGTC
This genomic interval carries:
- the LOC130549640 gene encoding uncharacterized protein LOC130549640 isoform X1, with protein sequence MKNLLILFCSLLLSGVFGETDDGNMSVKEGDSVTLKIKPQDINRAEDLRWRFNDTIIAKIDLEGKDKPPVYPDEKRFRDRLKLERENGSLTITHITSEHSGVYQLEIRRSQSTYKTFRVSVIDIVTSVLVMDGENVILHTHQKTDDVKWMFNGADLTGHINSSFTNSEVNPQTGDLNISNIRRNQSGKYEVRINGSSFTLHRTYGINVSDKMNTVSVMEGDSFTLTGVTDGKIDDVKWKFNGDVIADLTGHINSSFTNSKVNHQTGDLNISNIRRNQTGKYEVRINGSSFTLHRTYGVNVSVEPESVSGNVGADLTLCHNFTDIQRDDVIQWTFEGTLIAHSNRKPNIVSNDDRRFSDRLRLEWAGCLIINNFRSKDSGLYDVNITGSKHILHKSFSVTGVFGETDDGNMSVKEGDSVTLKIKPQDINRAEDLRWRFNDTIIAKIDLEGKDKPPVYPDEKRFRDRLKLERENGSLTITHITSEHSGVYQLEIRRSQSTYKTFRVSVSAITEPSQMSHWMITGPVLAVAVVLLLVGVLYVIYKRYKKRDEMLEYGKKVKKKKMRLPYI
- the LOC130549640 gene encoding uncharacterized protein LOC130549640 isoform X2, yielding MKNLLILFCSLLLSGVFGETDDGNMSVKEGDSVTLKIKPQDINRAEDLRWRFNDTIIAKIDLEGKDKPPVYPDEKRFRDRLKLERENGSLTITHITSEHSGVYQLEIRRSQSTYKTFRVSVIDIVTSVLVMDGENVILHTHQKTDDVKWMFNGADLTGHINSSFTNSEVNPQTGDLNISNIRRNQSGKYEVRINGSSFTLHRTYGINVSDKMNTVSVMEGDSFTLTGVTDGKIDDVKWKFNGDVIADLTGHINSSFTNSKVNHQTGDLNISNIRRNQTGKYEVRINGSSFTLHRTYGVNVSVEPESVSGNVGADLTLCHNFTDIQRDDVIQWTFEGTLIAHSNRKPNIVSNDDRRFSDRLRLEWAGCLIINNFRSKDSGLYDVNITGSKHILHKSFSVTGVFGETDDGNMSVKEGDSVTLKIKPQDINRAEDLRWRFNDTIIAKIDLEGKDKPPVYPDEKRFRDRLKLERENGSLTITHITSEHSGVYQLEIRRSQSTYKTFRVSVSAITEPSQMSHWMITGPVLAVAVVLLLVGVLYVIYKRYKKQKSQKEENETAVHLKNDIQ